One window from the genome of Moorena sp. SIOASIH encodes:
- the rpsO gene encoding 30S ribosomal protein S15, whose product MSLTQERKTEIINGYQVHETDTGSAEVQVAILTERINTLSLHLQSHKKDYSSRRGLLKMIGRRKRLLSYIRQDDQQRYQKLIERLGIRG is encoded by the coding sequence ATGAGTCTAACTCAAGAACGTAAAACTGAAATTATTAATGGCTACCAGGTTCATGAAACTGACACTGGTTCGGCAGAGGTGCAAGTGGCTATCCTCACTGAGCGTATCAATACATTGAGTCTCCATCTACAAAGCCACAAAAAAGATTACTCCTCTAGACGGGGATTATTGAAGATGATCGGTCGCCGCAAGCGCTTACTTAGCTATATTCGTCAAGACGATCAACAACGGTATCAAAAATTGATTGAACGCTTAGGTATTCGGGGATAG
- a CDS encoding PAM68 family protein, whose protein sequence is MSTEPSRERLPFEPRQKRKKNPKAQNSSTNPQTTPKEKPSQTTLKPDKKPEKKQDKKQNKPSAASNDSMAIPDVVSKRMVRRMALMCGIPSFLGIATFVVSYLLITQVGVELPHVAVILVSMGCFGLGVLGLSYGLLSASWEEDTPGTFFGWQEFTTNLGRLTSAWRAAKTKS, encoded by the coding sequence ATGTCTACTGAACCGTCACGGGAGCGATTGCCTTTTGAACCACGCCAAAAGCGCAAAAAGAACCCTAAAGCCCAAAATTCATCTACAAATCCCCAAACTACTCCTAAGGAAAAACCCAGTCAAACTACTCTCAAGCCAGATAAGAAGCCAGAGAAGAAACAAGATAAGAAGCAAAATAAGCCTTCGGCTGCCTCAAATGACTCAATGGCAATCCCCGATGTGGTCAGTAAACGGATGGTGCGTCGGATGGCTCTAATGTGTGGTATTCCCAGTTTCTTAGGGATAGCTACATTTGTGGTTAGCTATTTATTGATCACACAGGTTGGGGTAGAGTTACCCCATGTGGCAGTCATTCTGGTGAGTATGGGATGCTTTGGTCTAGGTGTGTTGGGGTTGAGCTATGGTCTTCTATCTGCTTCTTGGGAGGAAGATACACCAGGAACCTTTTTTGGTTGGCAAGAGTTCACCACTAACCTAGGCAGATTGACATCAGCATGGCGTGCTGCTAAGACAAAGAGTTAA
- the aroF gene encoding 3-deoxy-7-phosphoheptulonate synthase, producing the protein MIVVMKVGSPEVEVTRLSQELSQWGLTPEKIVGKHKVVLGLVGDTAALDPLQIQEISPWIEQVLRVEQPFKRASREYRHGEASEVLVPTPNGPVVFGEHHPLVIVAGPCSVENEDMIVETARRVKASGAKFLRGGAYKPRTSPYSFQGHGESALDLLAKAREESGLGIITEVMDTADVDKIGRVADVLQVGARNMQNFALLKKVGAQDKPVLLKRGMSATIDEWLMAAEYILAAGNSNVILCERGIRTFDRKYSRNTLDLSIVPVLRTLTHLPIMIDPSHGTGKSDYVPAMAKAAIAAGTDSLMIEVHPNPAKALSDGPQSLTPNRFDELVKEMAVIGQAVGRWPESAVAVASH; encoded by the coding sequence ATGATAGTAGTAATGAAGGTAGGCTCTCCAGAAGTCGAGGTGACTCGCCTTAGCCAGGAACTGAGCCAATGGGGGCTGACTCCAGAAAAAATTGTTGGTAAGCATAAAGTAGTCTTGGGTCTAGTCGGTGACACGGCTGCTTTAGACCCCCTACAAATTCAGGAAATTAGTCCATGGATAGAACAGGTACTGCGGGTAGAGCAACCGTTTAAACGGGCTAGCCGTGAGTATCGTCACGGGGAAGCCAGTGAGGTACTAGTGCCAACGCCGAATGGGCCTGTTGTCTTCGGTGAACACCATCCCTTGGTGATTGTTGCGGGTCCGTGCTCCGTGGAAAACGAGGATATGATCGTGGAAACAGCACGGCGGGTTAAGGCATCAGGAGCCAAGTTCCTGCGGGGAGGTGCCTACAAACCCCGGACATCCCCCTATTCTTTCCAGGGTCATGGGGAAAGTGCCTTGGATTTGCTAGCCAAGGCACGGGAAGAAAGTGGCTTGGGCATCATTACCGAAGTGATGGACACTGCTGATGTGGATAAAATTGGTAGGGTAGCGGATGTTCTGCAAGTGGGTGCCCGTAATATGCAGAATTTCGCCCTACTCAAAAAAGTGGGAGCTCAAGATAAGCCAGTACTCCTGAAGCGGGGCATGTCAGCAACTATCGATGAGTGGTTGATGGCTGCTGAATATATCCTAGCAGCGGGTAATTCTAATGTGATTCTTTGTGAACGGGGAATTCGGACATTTGATCGTAAATACAGCCGGAATACCCTAGATCTTTCAATAGTGCCAGTCTTGCGCACCCTAACTCACTTGCCGATTATGATTGACCCCAGTCACGGCACAGGGAAGTCTGATTATGTTCCAGCTATGGCAAAAGCTGCGATCGCAGCTGGAACTGACTCGTTAATGATAGAAGTTCACCCCAACCCCGCTAAAGCCCTGTCTGATGGACCACAATCCTTGACACCGAATCGGTTTGATGAGTTGGTGAAAGAAATGGCGGTAATCGGTCAAGCCGTAGGGCGTTGGCCTGAATCTGCTGTGGCTGTTGCTAGTCATTAG
- a CDS encoding carbon-nitrogen hydrolase family protein → MKCYLAAAIQMTSSPDLEQNLVQAEELIDLAVRRGAELISLPENFSFLGTEEDKITHADAIAERSEQFLKTMAQRFQVTILGGGFPVPVGTSKVYNTALLIGSSGNELARYHKAHLFDVNLPDGNTYRESETVKAGTELPTVYSSPKFGNLGLSVCYDVRFSELYRHLSQNGADVLFVPAAFTAYTGKDHWQVLLQARAIENTCYVIAPAQTGRHYAMRYTHGHAMIVDPWGVILADAGDTPGVAIAEIDPNRLQQVRQQMPCLEHRVFV, encoded by the coding sequence ATGAAGTGCTATCTTGCTGCTGCCATTCAAATGACTAGCTCCCCTGACCTAGAACAAAACCTAGTCCAGGCAGAAGAACTGATCGACCTAGCCGTGCGTCGTGGTGCTGAACTGATCAGTTTACCGGAAAACTTTTCCTTTCTAGGTACAGAGGAAGACAAAATTACCCACGCTGATGCGATCGCAGAGCGAAGTGAACAATTCCTCAAAACTATGGCGCAACGGTTCCAGGTCACCATCCTTGGTGGTGGCTTTCCGGTACCAGTGGGTACTAGTAAAGTCTACAATACTGCCCTACTCATCGGTTCGAGTGGCAATGAACTAGCTCGCTACCATAAAGCTCATCTATTTGATGTGAACCTTCCTGATGGGAATACCTATCGAGAATCAGAGACAGTTAAGGCTGGAACTGAGCTACCGACGGTCTACTCGTCCCCAAAATTCGGCAATTTGGGACTGTCTGTGTGTTATGATGTCCGATTTTCGGAACTCTACCGACACTTATCCCAGAATGGAGCGGATGTATTGTTTGTGCCTGCTGCCTTCACCGCCTACACTGGCAAAGACCATTGGCAAGTTCTGCTCCAAGCTAGAGCCATAGAAAACACCTGCTATGTGATTGCCCCAGCCCAAACTGGTCGTCACTATGCCATGCGCTACACCCATGGTCATGCTATGATAGTGGACCCTTGGGGGGTAATCTTGGCAGATGCTGGAGACACACCAGGAGTTGCGATCGCAGAAATTGACCCAAACCGCCTCCAACAAGTCCGCCAACAGATGCCTTGTCTAGAACACAGAGTCTTTGTTTGA
- a CDS encoding IS607 family transposase, with product MALVPLRKAVELTGLSGNTLRKYADNGTIKCEKTPGGTRLFDSRDLLRFGKAPKSDRLRCYTICYCRVSSNKQRDDLARQVPYLHSLFPEAEIIKDIGSGLNYKRKGLKTILERIVCGDKLTLVVACRDRLSRFGFELIEYLVSLNGGKILVLDQSESCPESELTADILSIIHVFSRHIHGLRKYGKKIKEDTSVPKL from the coding sequence ATGGCACTAGTTCCTCTACGTAAGGCGGTCGAACTTACGGGATTGTCGGGGAACACTCTACGGAAGTATGCGGATAATGGAACCATCAAATGCGAAAAAACCCCTGGCGGAACACGACTCTTTGACTCTAGAGATCTTCTCCGTTTTGGAAAAGCTCCAAAGTCTGACAGATTGCGTTGTTACACCATCTGTTACTGTCGAGTCAGTAGTAACAAACAACGAGACGATCTTGCCCGCCAAGTCCCTTACCTCCACTCCCTCTTCCCGGAAGCGGAAATCATCAAAGACATCGGGTCAGGACTCAACTACAAAAGGAAAGGTCTTAAAACCATATTGGAACGAATTGTGTGCGGAGATAAACTCACGCTTGTTGTTGCCTGTAGAGACCGACTCAGCCGATTTGGGTTTGAACTCATTGAGTACTTGGTCAGTCTCAACGGTGGAAAAATCTTGGTTCTCGACCAGTCTGAAAGTTGTCCCGAATCCGAGCTTACCGCAGATATTCTCTCAATCATTCACGTCTTTTCGCGGCATATCCACGGACTCAGAAAGTACGGGAAGAAAATCAAAGAAGATACGAGTGTTCCTAAACTCTGA
- a CDS encoding transposase: MFLNSEQRYTVRKWFGVSRYVFNKTVKLLQSGEVKANWKAIKTDILNDLPEWCKSVPYQIKSIAIKDACTAVREAKKKYKKTFQINRVKFRSRKNPKQSCYIPKSAVSEKGVYHTKLGEISYTESLPSNIGDCRLTSHNGDYYLVVPYEATKEKTENQGRVVALDPGVRTFLTFFSETSVGKIGNGDFSQIQRLCQHLDTLLSKISKAKRGQKRRMIKAARRMIIRIQNLINELHYKAARFLVDNFDVILLPTFETAQMSKKGSRKIRSKTVRNMLNFAHYRFKEFLQHKASETGKIVVDVCEAYTSKTVSWTGEMVNIGGSKTIKSKVDGQVMDRDINGARGIFLRSRSVAYGHALGDTPWLRNQLALVS; encoded by the coding sequence GTGTTCCTAAACTCTGAACAACGATATACTGTTCGTAAATGGTTTGGAGTGTCCCGTTATGTTTTCAATAAAACAGTCAAGCTTCTCCAGAGCGGTGAAGTAAAAGCTAACTGGAAAGCTATTAAGACTGACATCTTAAATGATCTACCGGAATGGTGCAAGTCAGTACCTTATCAAATTAAGTCTATAGCGATTAAGGACGCTTGCACCGCCGTCCGGGAGGCAAAGAAAAAATACAAGAAAACTTTTCAAATAAATCGGGTTAAATTTAGATCTCGTAAAAACCCGAAGCAGTCTTGTTATATCCCAAAGTCGGCAGTATCAGAGAAAGGCGTCTATCACACTAAGCTAGGGGAGATATCCTATACAGAGTCTCTTCCCAGCAACATTGGAGATTGTAGGCTAACTAGTCATAATGGGGATTACTATTTAGTAGTCCCTTACGAAGCAACGAAAGAGAAAACCGAAAACCAAGGGCGAGTAGTTGCTTTAGACCCTGGAGTTAGAACCTTTTTAACTTTCTTCAGTGAGACTTCCGTTGGAAAAATTGGGAATGGAGACTTTTCCCAAATCCAAAGGCTGTGTCAGCATCTAGATACTCTACTGTCTAAAATCAGCAAAGCTAAACGCGGACAAAAACGCCGAATGATAAAAGCTGCTCGAAGGATGATAATTAGGATTCAAAACCTGATAAATGAACTTCATTACAAAGCAGCTAGGTTCCTTGTTGACAATTTTGATGTAATACTGCTTCCTACTTTTGAAACAGCTCAAATGTCTAAGAAGGGAAGTAGAAAAATTAGATCTAAAACTGTCCGCAATATGCTTAATTTTGCTCATTATCGGTTTAAAGAGTTTTTACAACATAAAGCTAGTGAGACCGGAAAGATAGTAGTGGATGTCTGTGAAGCCTACACCAGCAAGACAGTTAGCTGGACTGGTGAAATGGTTAATATTGGTGGAAGTAAGACAATTAAATCTAAAGTTGATGGGCAGGTAATGGACCGAGACATCAACGGCGCTCGTGGCATCTTTCTGCGTTCGCGCAGCGTGGCCTACGGCCATGCCTTGGGAGATACCCCCTGGCTGAGAAATCAGCTTGCATTAGTGAGCTAA
- a CDS encoding universal stress protein encodes MSLFSTDRVLVPIDFSEISFEALAKTIEFVKDASHLYVIHVLPPLNPGEPGVMWRTVDSQTRKSHVEKVLSDRFKEPQYEGIHVHITIGNPASNIIDYAREQAIDLIVIPSHGYTGLKRFVLGSVAERVVRFAHCPVLVLRR; translated from the coding sequence ATGAGCTTATTTTCCACGGACCGTGTACTTGTACCCATTGATTTTTCTGAAATCTCCTTTGAGGCTTTAGCAAAAACAATAGAATTTGTCAAGGATGCATCTCATCTATACGTTATCCATGTCCTACCCCCTCTCAACCCTGGTGAACCGGGAGTGATGTGGCGTACAGTAGATAGCCAGACTCGTAAATCCCATGTGGAAAAGGTACTTTCTGACAGATTCAAGGAACCTCAATACGAAGGAATCCATGTCCACATCACCATCGGAAATCCTGCCTCAAACATCATCGACTACGCCAGGGAACAAGCCATTGATCTGATTGTGATCCCATCTCATGGCTACACTGGTCTGAAACGATTTGTCTTGGGGTCAGTAGCTGAGCGAGTCGTTCGATTTGCCCACTGTCCCGTACTTGTCCTGCGACGGTAA
- a CDS encoding alanine/glycine:cation symporter family protein, with protein sequence MAIVNQILNGISHVLFFSIGGMPLIVLWLVCGTVFFTFRMNLINIWGFRHAIDIALGKYDQPNQNGEISSFQALSTALSAGVGLGSIGGVAFAISIGGPGAAFWMTLSGLLAMSSKFVECTLAQKYRVVRPDGTIAGGPMYYLSAGLAEMGYQKLGKIVSLLFCIFAIAGSFGGSSMFQANQSFEVMASVVPWLINRGWLYGLILVGLVTLVIIGGIQRIGLVAGTIVPVMCGIYILASLWILMLNFSTIPSAIETIVTEAFSPQAVEGGLIGALVQGLRRSTFTNEAGIGSSAIAHAAARTQEPVREGIVALLEPFIVTVVICNMTSLVLVITGVYKNPEFANFGGAEMTAAAFGSVISWFPILLAISVFFFAFSTMISWSYYGEICWDYLFGSRTLIVYKIVFLITIFIGAVANPEPVINFSDSMLFAMGLPNLFGAYFLCGKVATELKDYMDRLNSGKILTVTQSS encoded by the coding sequence ATCGCTATTGTTAACCAAATCTTAAATGGCATATCCCATGTACTCTTCTTCAGCATCGGTGGTATGCCACTGATTGTCTTGTGGCTAGTCTGTGGTACTGTATTCTTCACCTTCCGGATGAACTTGATCAACATCTGGGGATTTCGACACGCCATTGACATTGCCTTAGGCAAATACGATCAACCCAACCAAAACGGTGAAATCTCTTCCTTTCAAGCTCTATCAACTGCCCTATCCGCTGGTGTTGGACTCGGTAGCATTGGCGGTGTTGCCTTTGCCATCAGTATCGGAGGACCAGGAGCTGCGTTCTGGATGACCCTTTCTGGGTTATTGGCGATGAGTAGTAAATTTGTAGAATGTACCCTGGCTCAAAAATATCGAGTGGTCAGACCAGACGGAACTATAGCTGGTGGTCCAATGTATTACCTCTCGGCTGGTTTAGCCGAAATGGGATATCAAAAACTGGGCAAAATTGTGAGCCTCCTATTTTGCATCTTTGCCATTGCTGGGTCATTTGGTGGTTCGAGCATGTTTCAAGCTAACCAATCCTTTGAAGTAATGGCCAGCGTAGTCCCCTGGCTGATCAATCGAGGCTGGCTTTATGGGTTAATTCTGGTTGGTCTAGTGACATTGGTGATTATTGGTGGCATTCAACGTATTGGCTTAGTGGCTGGTACCATCGTACCCGTCATGTGTGGGATCTACATTTTGGCATCCCTCTGGATTCTGATGCTCAATTTCTCCACCATCCCATCTGCCATCGAAACTATTGTGACAGAAGCCTTTTCTCCCCAAGCCGTTGAGGGAGGTTTGATTGGGGCGTTAGTACAGGGATTAAGGCGTTCAACCTTTACTAATGAGGCAGGTATTGGTTCATCTGCCATTGCCCACGCCGCTGCCAGGACTCAGGAACCAGTGCGGGAAGGGATTGTAGCCCTACTCGAACCCTTTATTGTTACTGTGGTCATCTGCAATATGACTTCCTTAGTATTAGTCATCACTGGAGTATACAAAAATCCTGAGTTTGCTAACTTCGGTGGTGCCGAAATGACCGCCGCTGCTTTTGGTAGTGTCATTAGTTGGTTTCCCATCCTCCTAGCCATCTCTGTGTTCTTCTTTGCTTTCTCTACCATGATTTCATGGAGTTACTACGGTGAAATCTGTTGGGATTATTTGTTTGGTTCGAGAACGTTAATTGTATACAAAATAGTATTTTTGATCACCATCTTTATTGGAGCTGTGGCTAACCCAGAACCAGTCATTAATTTCAGTGATAGTATGCTTTTTGCTATGGGTTTACCTAATCTTTTCGGTGCCTATTTCCTGTGTGGCAAAGTAGCCACTGAACTTAAAGACTATATGGACCGCTTGAATTCTGGAAAAATACTTACCGTAACTCAATCTTCCTAG